In Erigeron canadensis isolate Cc75 chromosome 1, C_canadensis_v1, whole genome shotgun sequence, a single window of DNA contains:
- the LOC122578083 gene encoding transcription factor MYB39-like translates to MVRPPCCSESTSSELKKGPWTPEEDALLVRYIQEHGHDSWRALPKRAGLNRCGKSCRLRWINYLNPDIKRGKFTEEEENLIINLHSVLGNKWSKIASQLPGRTDNEIKNYWNTHVRKKFIKAGIDPITHKPVPNLGFFIDAISKLTTSSSNFPFRIPTIMSPLATINDQLVNNILQIISTNTLPNVVKPSFLCDFKEYDESLLSNEMISQYSMSSSEDWAKYNQQVVSEPHCEISNSINGGSLMGSYGDDEVELIPETFTDCKNLNDNFFIENHLPGLLPIMSPKGLTNNEVINILENAHQPNDVFQASIEDYYDSL, encoded by the exons ATGGTTAGGCCTCCTTGTTGCAGTGAGAGTACTAGTAGCGAATTGAAGAAAGGACCATGGACTCCTGAAGAAGACGCGCTTCTTGTACGTTACATTCAGGAACATGGCCACGATAGTTGGCGAGCTTTACCCAAACGTGCTGGCTTGAATAGGTGCGGAAAGAGTTGTAGATTGAGATGGATTAATTATCTTAATCCTGATATCAAAAGAGGAAAGTTTACCGAAGAAGAAGAGAATCTCATCATTAACCTCCACTCTGTCCTTGGAAATAA GTGGTCAAAAATTGCATCACAACTTCCGGGAAGGACTGATAACGAAATCAAGAATTACTGGAATACACATGTCCGAAAGAAGTTTATCAAGGCCGGAATTGACCCAATAACTCATAAACCAGTTCCTAATCTTGGATTCTTTATTGATGCGATTTCAAAGCTCACCACTTCATCTTCTAACTTCCCATTTAGAATTCCAACCATTATGAGCCCATTGGCTACCATTAACGATCAACTGGTAAATAACATTTTGCAAATCATAAGCACAAACACCTTACCAAATGTGGTCAAACCATCTTTCTTATGTGATTTCAAGGAATACGACGAGTCGTTACTTTCTAACGAAATGATTAGCCAGTATTCAATGAGTTCGTCTGAAGATTGGGCGAAGTATAACCAGCAGGTTGTCTCGGAACCACATTGTGAAATTAGTAATTCTATTAATGGTGGAAGTTTGATGGGGAGTTACGGAGATGATGAAGTTGAGCTAATTCCTGAAACATTTACTGACTGTAAAAATTTGAATGATAACTTCTTTATCGAAAATCACCTTCCTGGCTTGCTCCCAATTATGTCTCCCAAAGGACTCACAAACAACGAAGTCATAAACATTCTCGAGAACGCTCATCAGCCTAACGACGTCTTTCAAGCTAGTATCGAAGATTATTATGATTCTCTTTGA